A stretch of the Papaver somniferum cultivar HN1 chromosome 6, ASM357369v1, whole genome shotgun sequence genome encodes the following:
- the LOC113286861 gene encoding 39S ribosomal protein L23, mitochondrial-like, giving the protein MGSRLGKRVINFTNLPIKLLMPSSFDHIKEIALKTIPSASKIEIRRVLESLYGFEVEEVRTLNMEGKKKKRGGILIAKPDYKKAYVTLKHPLSLSQDLFPIRMIQEDKKAADKQPKSSIVEEGGEVKSHWLDGQGTKRYIRPGKQGYARDTNPNFKERRSNYRGQGSRGEQEATSKFPWSNMRSASPSK; this is encoded by the exons ATGGGGAGCAGGTTAGGAAAAAGGGTTATTAATTTTACTAATCTCCCCATTAAGCTTCTTATGCCTTCCTCTTTTGATCACATCAAAGAGATTGCACTCAAGACCATTCCTTCAGCTTCAAAG ATTGAAATCAGAAGGGTTCTTGAGTCTCTTTACGGCTTTGAAGTCGAAGAAGTTCGAACTTTGAACAtggaaggaaagaagaagaagagaggaggaattttgattgcaaaacctgattacAAGAAGGCATATGTGACTCTGAAACACCCATTGTCTTTATCTCAAGACTTGTTCCCAATCCGTATGATCCAAGAAGATAAGAAAGCTGCAGATAAGCAACCAAAATCAAGCATTGTAGAGGAGGGAGGAGAGGTGAAGTCACATTGGCTTGATGGACAGGGAACTAAGAGATATATTAGGCCAGGGAAGCAAGGCTATGCTAGAGACACCAATCCCAACTTCAAGGAGAGGCGATCCAACTATAGAGGCCAGGGAAGTCGGGGCGAACAAGAAGCCACAAGCAAGTTCCCATGGAGCAACATGCGAAGTGCTTCTCCTTCGAAGTAG
- the LOC113286859 gene encoding BTB/POZ domain-containing protein DOT3-like has protein sequence MNNFTFDSNPESLSSGDDMMLDHVPCNSSIVFDRFTTTTEESFIKKDHCWFADSHLPTDLILQVEGISFYVHKYTLISRCEYFSRINIQTPDSDLSYDLKLDNFPGGSDTFESVLKFCYGLHIELTPANVAPLRCASEYLQMTEKYDEGNLISKTEAFLTFVVLSSWKDTITVLKSCEFLSPWVENLQIVRRCCDSTAWMVSNSSKSVHDEGWWFHDVLTLRIEHFVRIITGIRAKGVEAEILGGCIVKYAEKWLPIHVDVKNIEGGFLGYHGTNELRLSISSGKKEGISDGENKEKRLLLESIVSILPPQREAVSCKFLLWLLKMAVVYSASPALISELEKRVGMVLKDADVNDLQIPSYKNASDQGKFKEDNTIHDVDMVHRIVEYFIMHEQQQQQETSYEKLNIVKLLDGYLAEIARDRNLTIAKFQILAEVLTEKARNCHDGLYRAIDTYLKSHPDLMEHDKRRLCKVMNNEKLSLDACLHAAQNERLPLQTVMQVLLSEQVKMRAAINTKEVILPTGSAIEHGNNLLYTNKEIKEIKAELDMVKTKMGELQNDYYDLQQEFEKLNNKQKHASGWNSGWKKIKNSFFQPRMDSHVTLSGEEILQQTQGGKSTGTGHRRRFSIS, from the exons ATGAACAACTTCACATTTGACAGTAATCCGGAAAGCCTCAGCAGTGGTGATGATATGATGCTTGATCATGTACCCTGTAATAGTTCAATCGTTTTTGACAGATTTACAACTACCACTGAGGAGAGTTTCATAAAGAAGGATCACTGTTG GTTTGCTGATTCTCATCTTCCTACAGATCTAATCCTTCAAGTGGAAGGCATCAGCTTTTATGTGCACAAG TATACATTGATATCACGATGTGAGTACTTCAGTCGGATCAACATTCAGACTCCAGACTCGGATCTCAGCTATGATCTAAAGCTTGATAACTTCCCTGGTGGATCAGACACGTTCGAGAGTGTTCTAAAGTTTTGTTATGGTCTACATATAGAACTAACCCCGGCAAATGTAGCTCCACTGAGATGTGCATCGGAATACCTACAAATGACCGAAAAGTACGACGAAGGAAACTTAATTTCAAAAACAGAAGCTTTTCTCACATTTGTAGTTCTATCTTCCTGGAAAGATACAATAACAGTTCTGAAATCCTGTGAATTTCTTTCCCCATGGGTGGAAAATCTACAGATTGTCAGAAGATGTTGTGATTCCACAGCATGGATGGTCTCAAATTCGTCAAAAAGTGTACACGATGAAGGATGGTGGTTCCACGATGTTTTGACTCTTCGTATTGAACATTTTGTTCGAATTATAACAGGAATCAGAGCAAAAGGAGTGGAAGCTGAAATTCTAGGTGGTTGCATTGTGAAGTATGCTGAAAAATGGTTACCCATCCATGTAGATGTGAAGAATATTGAAGGAGGCTTCTTAGGGTATCATGGAACAAATGAGTTGCGGCTGAGTATCTCGAGTGGGAAAAAAGAAGGGATTAGTGACGGagaaaataaagagaaaagattGTTGTTAGAGAGCATAGTCAGTATTCTGCCTCCTCAGAGAGAAGCTGTTTCCTGTAAGTTCTTGCTATGGTTGTTGAAGATGGCTGTGGTGTATTCGGCTTCACCAGCATTAATTTCTGAACTCGAAAAGAGAGTGGGGATGGTTTTGAAAGATGCAGATGTGAATGATCTTCAAATACCTAGTTACAAGAATGCAAGTGATCAAGGGAAGTTCAAAGA AGACAACACCATACATGATGTGGACATGGTACACCGAATTGTTGAGTATTTCATAATGCatgaacaacagcagcaacaggaaaCATCATACGAGAAATTAAACATAGTGAAGTTGTTAGATGGATATCTAGCAGAGATTGCAAGAGATCGGAATCTTACCATTGCGAAGTTCCAAATTCTTGCAGAGGTCTTGACTGAAAAAGCTCGAAACTGCCATGACGGTCTTTACAGAGCAATAGACACCTATCTGAAG AGTCATCCAGACCTGATGGAACATGACAAAAGAAGATTGTGCAAAGTAATGAACAATGAGAAGCTGTCACTCGACGCATGCCTTCACGCTGCACAGAATGAGCGATTGCCGCTTCAAACTGTGATGCAG GTGTTGCTATCAGAACAAGTTAAGATGAGGGCGGCAATCAATACTAAGGAGGTGATCCTACCTACAGGAAGTGCAATTGAGCATGGCAACAACTTATTATATACCAACAAAGAGATTAAAGAAATCAAAGCAGAATTAGACATGGTCAAGACGAAAATGGGTGAGTTACAAAATGATTACTATGACTTACAGCAGGAATTCGAGAAGCTAAACAACAAGCAAAAACATGCATCTGGTTGGAACTCAGgatggaagaaaataaaaaactcatTCTTTCAACCAAGGATGGATAGTCATGTTACCCTGAGCGGCGAAGAAATTTTGCAGCAGACACAAGGCGGTAAGAGTACTGGCACTGGACATCGAAGaaggttttccatttcttaa
- the LOC113286860 gene encoding ras-related protein RABH1e-like: MAVVSPLAKYKLVFLGDQSVGKTSIITRFMYDKFDTTYQATIGIDFLSKTMYLEDRTIRLQLWDTAGQERFRSLIPSYIRDSSVAVIVYDVSNRQSFLNTAKWVEEVRTERGSDVIIVLVGNKTDLVDKRQVSIEEGDAKSREDGVMFLETSAKAGFNIKPLFRKIASALPGMETFSSTKQEDMVDVNLKPTSNVSQEQQGGGCAC, translated from the exons ATGGCGGTTGTATCTCCTTTAGCCAAGTATAAACTGGTTTTCTTGGGCGATCAATCTGTTGGTAAAACGAGTATCATTACTCGTTTCATGTACGACAAGTTTGATACTACGTATCAG GCGACAATTGGGATTGATTTTCTTTCAAAGACGATGTATCTTGAGGATCGGACAATTCGTTTGCAGCTTTG GGACACCGCTGGACAGGAGAGATTTAGGAGTCTCATTCCAAGTTATATTAGGGACTCTTCTGTTGCAGTAATCGTTTATGATGTATCAA ATCGACAGTCATTTTTGAACACTGCCAAGTGGGTTGAGGAGGTACGAACAGAACGAGGAAGTGATGTTATCATTGTCCTTGTCGGCAATAAAACTGATCTTGTTGATAAAAG GCAAGTTTCAATAGAGGAGGGAGATGCCAAGTCACGCGAAGATGGTGTTATGTTTCTAGAAACAAGCGCTAAAGCAGGGTTTAATATCAAG CCTCTATTCCGCAAAATTGCTTCTGCCTTGCCAGGGATGGAAACCTTTTCCTCAACGAAACAAGAAGATATGGTAGATGTTAACCTGAAACCTACCTCAAATGTATCCCAGGAACAACAGGGAGGTGGCTGTGCATGCTAA